One window of Herpetosiphon gulosus genomic DNA carries:
- a CDS encoding NAD(P)-dependent alcohol dehydrogenase codes for MQAIIYREYGSADVLRLSEVARPTPAEDQVLIKVYATALNAADWRLMSGKPFPVRFMTGLFKPKKGIPGTDVAGVIEAVGRNITQFKVGDAVFGDLSGCGAGGLGQYVCAPEHVLVLKPEQLSFEQAAAAPMAAVTALQGLRQGQIVAGQKVLIYGASGGIGTFAVQLAKHFGATVTAVSSAAKHDLLRSLGADQVIDYAKDDFARNGQYYDLILGVNGYRSIFDYKRSLVPQGRYVMVGGEMRQIFQAIALGKLLSIGTQKKLSNLFAKPNQTDLAKIGFLLANGDIKAVIDQRYPLDEAPAAMRYLQAGHAKGKIIIDMQATAAQSVEQTV; via the coding sequence ATGCAAGCAATTATCTATCGTGAATATGGCTCAGCCGATGTATTACGGCTCAGCGAAGTAGCTCGCCCAACCCCAGCTGAAGATCAAGTGCTGATTAAGGTGTATGCGACTGCGCTCAATGCTGCCGATTGGCGTTTGATGTCTGGTAAGCCCTTCCCAGTACGCTTCATGACAGGCTTATTCAAGCCTAAAAAAGGCATTCCTGGCACCGATGTAGCCGGAGTTATTGAAGCAGTCGGGCGTAACATCACTCAATTTAAAGTAGGCGATGCAGTATTTGGCGATCTTTCGGGCTGCGGCGCTGGTGGCTTAGGCCAATATGTTTGTGCCCCTGAACATGTGCTGGTTCTCAAGCCCGAGCAGCTAAGCTTTGAACAAGCCGCCGCCGCGCCCATGGCCGCTGTCACAGCCTTGCAAGGCCTTCGCCAAGGCCAGATCGTCGCAGGCCAAAAGGTTTTGATTTATGGCGCTTCGGGCGGAATTGGCACCTTTGCCGTTCAGCTTGCTAAGCATTTCGGCGCAACGGTTACCGCTGTTTCCAGTGCCGCCAAGCACGATCTCTTGCGTTCGCTCGGCGCGGATCAGGTAATCGATTATGCTAAGGATGATTTTGCTCGCAATGGGCAATACTACGATTTAATTCTGGGGGTCAATGGCTATCGTTCAATTTTCGATTATAAACGTAGTTTAGTGCCTCAAGGTCGCTATGTGATGGTTGGTGGCGAAATGCGCCAGATTTTTCAGGCGATCGCCTTGGGCAAATTGCTCTCAATTGGAACCCAAAAGAAGCTCAGTAATTTGTTCGCCAAACCCAATCAAACCGATCTGGCTAAAATTGGCTTTTTGTTGGCCAACGGCGATATCAAAGCGGTGATCGATCAGCGCTATCCCTTGGACGAAGCTCCTGCTGCAATGCGCTATCTCCAAGCTGGCCATGCCAAAGGCAAAATTATCATCGACATGCAAGCCACCGCCGCCCAATCCGTGGAGCAAACAGTATGA
- a CDS encoding NAD(P)-dependent alcohol dehydrogenase produces MKAMICTSYGSPEVLQFGETSKPTPKANELLIRVQAACVTPSDCAFRKGDPFIIKLMYGLRRPKFQVLGVEFAGTVEAIGPTVQRFKVGDQVFGMSPKSFGSYGEYMCLAEDQPIAKQPSNVSAAEAVAICDGASTSLLFLRDVAKLQADQQILINGASGAVGIYAVQLAKYYGAKVTAVCSAANHELVKQYGADQVIDYTSSDFTQSQQRYDVVFDAIGKSSYGRCKQLLTPNGIYLMTVPTLGIMLNMLWTSFGKGKKAKFAATGLNQTPANIEFLAELMGAGKLNAVIDRRYHLADLAEAHRYVETGRKKGNVVIEV; encoded by the coding sequence ATGAAAGCAATGATCTGCACAAGCTATGGCTCGCCCGAGGTCTTGCAATTTGGCGAGACCAGCAAGCCCACACCCAAAGCCAATGAGTTGTTAATTCGGGTGCAAGCCGCCTGCGTGACACCATCCGATTGTGCCTTTCGCAAGGGCGATCCATTTATCATCAAGTTGATGTATGGCTTGCGCCGACCAAAATTTCAAGTGCTGGGCGTTGAATTTGCGGGTACAGTTGAGGCGATTGGCCCAACAGTGCAACGCTTCAAAGTTGGCGATCAAGTTTTCGGCATGAGTCCCAAGAGTTTTGGCAGCTATGGCGAATATATGTGCCTCGCCGAAGATCAGCCGATTGCCAAGCAACCAAGCAACGTGAGCGCCGCCGAGGCTGTGGCAATTTGCGATGGCGCAAGCACCTCATTACTTTTTCTGCGTGATGTTGCCAAACTCCAAGCTGACCAACAGATTTTGATTAATGGTGCGTCGGGAGCAGTTGGGATCTACGCTGTGCAACTTGCGAAATATTATGGAGCCAAGGTTACCGCCGTGTGCAGCGCCGCCAATCATGAGTTGGTCAAGCAATACGGCGCTGATCAGGTGATCGATTACACCAGCAGCGATTTTACCCAAAGCCAACAACGCTATGATGTGGTTTTCGATGCGATTGGCAAAAGTTCGTATGGCCGTTGCAAACAGTTACTCACGCCCAACGGCATCTATCTTATGACTGTGCCAACCTTGGGTATTATGCTGAATATGCTTTGGACTAGCTTTGGCAAAGGCAAAAAGGCCAAATTTGCAGCAACCGGGCTGAACCAGACCCCAGCCAACATCGAATTTTTGGCCGAATTGATGGGTGCTGGCAAACTCAACGCCGTGATCGATCGGCGCTATCACCTAGCCGATTTAGCCGAGGCTCATCGCTATGTCGAAACAGGCCGCAAAAAAGGTAACGTGGTGATTGAGGTTTAG
- a CDS encoding adenylate/guanylate cyclase domain-containing protein, whose amino-acid sequence MARSFQALIPRLRLHAGLTLLLYVTTHLLNHAWGIFGLVALESSRRVFLSFWRHPAVFWVVPASLLIHALLVSYKLLTITSWRRLHWNEWLQLGLGLLMPLLITSHIYATRLATILYGIRDTYSYVLLSQATIAFDLYLMLVVVWLHGNLGLMAYLWHKPWFSRIKQPLLIAQIVTPLLALVGIVVAHREVNQLKQDPQWLAQVWQFANPQNIDVATATAEFMGWFGSGYLALLLGLGGGRAIILRLRRKHYLIAVEYKGIASVTIAPGTSLLEASIANGIPHAHSCGGRGRCSTCRIEIIEGVKSLNPPTETELRLLKRFGASGDIRLACQTIPTAACVVRPLLHHHDRSLPGAPTMISHGADKQIVIMFADLRGFTTLSEGKLPYDTVFILNQYFQSMGQVIEANGGYLDKFIGDGIMALFGLDGTLEQACHNALAAAQAMAYQLDVLNQRLEHDVNEPLRMGIGIHCGHVIVGDLGYKRAKHLTAIGDAVNIAARLEEATKTLHTQLVVSRAVMQHSALDLHNLALSEIPIRGRTQPLEIYSIDSAKSLVLVPLTLNT is encoded by the coding sequence ATGGCTCGCTCGTTTCAAGCTCTGATTCCACGCCTGCGACTGCATGCTGGTTTGACGCTGTTGCTCTACGTTACAACTCACTTGCTGAACCATGCGTGGGGTATCTTTGGCCTAGTAGCCTTGGAGTCGTCACGACGGGTCTTTTTAAGTTTTTGGCGGCATCCAGCGGTTTTTTGGGTTGTGCCAGCTAGTTTGTTGATCCATGCGCTGTTGGTCAGCTATAAATTATTAACGATCACCAGTTGGCGGCGCTTGCACTGGAATGAATGGCTGCAACTTGGCTTGGGCTTGCTTATGCCTTTGCTGATTACCTCGCACATTTATGCTACCCGTTTGGCCACAATCTTGTATGGAATTCGCGATACCTATAGCTATGTCTTGCTTAGCCAAGCGACGATTGCCTTCGATTTGTATTTGATGTTGGTGGTGGTTTGGCTGCATGGCAATCTTGGCTTAATGGCCTACCTCTGGCATAAACCATGGTTTTCCCGCATCAAACAGCCTTTGTTGATTGCCCAAATTGTGACTCCTCTCCTGGCTTTGGTGGGCATTGTGGTGGCTCATCGTGAGGTCAATCAGCTTAAACAAGACCCACAATGGCTGGCGCAAGTGTGGCAATTTGCCAATCCACAGAATATTGATGTTGCAACGGCGACTGCGGAATTTATGGGTTGGTTTGGCTCCGGCTATCTGGCCTTGCTGCTTGGCTTGGGCGGTGGGCGGGCAATCATCTTGCGCTTGCGCCGCAAGCATTATTTAATTGCGGTGGAATATAAGGGCATTGCCAGCGTAACAATTGCACCTGGAACAAGTTTGCTTGAGGCTAGCATTGCCAATGGGATTCCGCATGCCCATAGTTGTGGTGGGCGCGGGCGTTGCTCAACCTGCCGGATCGAAATTATCGAAGGTGTGAAATCGCTGAATCCGCCGACTGAAACTGAGCTGCGTTTGCTTAAGCGTTTTGGGGCAAGTGGCGATATTCGCTTAGCATGCCAGACCATTCCAACTGCTGCCTGCGTGGTACGGCCATTGCTCCACCATCATGATCGTTCGCTGCCAGGTGCACCAACCATGATTAGCCATGGTGCCGATAAGCAAATTGTGATTATGTTTGCCGATTTGCGCGGCTTTACGACCCTTTCCGAGGGCAAGTTGCCCTATGATACGGTCTTTATTCTGAATCAATATTTTCAATCGATGGGCCAAGTGATCGAGGCCAACGGCGGTTATCTTGATAAATTTATTGGCGATGGGATTATGGCGCTGTTTGGTTTGGATGGCACACTCGAACAAGCTTGTCATAATGCTTTGGCTGCGGCCCAAGCCATGGCCTATCAGCTCGATGTGCTCAATCAGCGCCTCGAACACGATGTCAATGAGCCATTGAGGATGGGCATTGGCATTCATTGTGGCCATGTGATTGTTGGTGATTTAGGCTATAAACGCGCCAAACATCTGACCGCGATTGGCGATGCGGTCAATATTGCCGCCCGTTTGGAAGAAGCCACCAAAACCTTGCATACCCAATTGGTCGTTTCGCGGGCGGTGATGCAACATAGTGCCTTAGATTTGCACAATTTAGCCTTGAGCGAAATCCCGATTCGTGGCCGCACCCAGCCCTTAGAAATTTACTCAATCGACAGCGCCAAGAGCTTGGTGCTAGTGCCACTAACCCTGAATACCTAA
- a CDS encoding NUDIX domain-containing protein: MNHPPPRHIVTVAGCVFNHEGEILLLQSPRGGWEFPGGQVELGESVTQALTREIFEETGVQAKLEQLVGVSSNLALGSVNLDFRCSYQTGQLTTSAESLAVQWIAPEQALALVQRPSIQARLITMLNPSNQVLYRSYSVNSRTLEAHYQVHSEQCF; encoded by the coding sequence ATGAACCACCCCCCACCACGTCATATCGTCACCGTTGCTGGCTGTGTTTTTAACCATGAGGGCGAAATTTTGCTCTTGCAAAGCCCACGCGGAGGTTGGGAGTTTCCTGGTGGGCAGGTTGAGCTTGGTGAGAGTGTGACCCAAGCGCTAACTCGCGAGATTTTTGAAGAAACTGGAGTACAGGCCAAACTTGAGCAACTGGTTGGAGTATCTTCCAATCTAGCCTTGGGGAGTGTTAATCTTGATTTTCGTTGCAGCTATCAGACTGGTCAATTGACTACTAGCGCTGAAAGTTTAGCTGTTCAATGGATAGCACCTGAACAAGCCCTTGCTTTAGTTCAACGGCCATCAATTCAGGCTCGCTTGATAACCATGCTCAATCCGAGCAACCAAGTTTTGTATCGATCCTACAGCGTTAATTCGCGGACGCTTGAGGCACACTATCAGGTACACAGCGAACAATGCTTTTGA
- a CDS encoding class I SAM-dependent methyltransferase codes for MEPQALPTEHLTACPICQHPQSTIVWTQPEAYIREGLCLHRCEGCEQVYLNPRLTMESTTILENQSEVYDYSLEEEKPLICFRGDALQHIEAFAGFEKPGRILDIGCNRGLLLVAARERGWQPVGVELSPVAADVARKRYNLEVYNDDAIIKTLEPFDLITCWHVLEHLHKPVELLRDLASYLKPNGVLALQVPTYQFRDQFIERNQSGSLLCSVHTMYYTAASLSRILAQAGLSVFYSDESPDSLMLTIYASLPQYQVARLEQYQTLYQRPQVNPISEPVVVTIESPEQKTYIATLESALDQKNRHISHLEQQIRALESGKIMRWLKRFQG; via the coding sequence ATGGAGCCTCAAGCATTACCAACTGAACATTTAACCGCATGTCCTATTTGCCAGCATCCCCAGAGCACGATCGTTTGGACTCAACCAGAGGCCTATATTCGTGAAGGTTTGTGTTTACACCGTTGTGAGGGGTGTGAACAGGTTTACCTCAACCCACGTCTGACCATGGAAAGCACGACGATTCTTGAAAATCAGAGCGAAGTCTATGATTACTCGCTCGAAGAAGAAAAGCCGTTAATTTGCTTTCGTGGCGATGCGTTGCAGCATATTGAGGCATTTGCTGGCTTTGAAAAACCTGGGCGAATCTTGGATATTGGTTGTAATCGCGGGCTATTATTGGTAGCGGCTCGCGAACGTGGTTGGCAACCAGTTGGGGTTGAGCTATCGCCAGTTGCTGCCGACGTGGCGCGAAAACGCTATAACTTAGAAGTTTATAATGATGATGCAATTATCAAAACTCTTGAGCCTTTTGATTTGATCACCTGTTGGCATGTGCTTGAACATCTGCACAAACCAGTTGAATTGCTACGCGATTTAGCAAGTTATCTCAAGCCCAATGGGGTTTTAGCGCTCCAAGTCCCAACCTATCAATTTCGCGATCAATTCATTGAACGCAATCAATCGGGTAGTTTATTGTGTTCAGTGCATACCATGTATTACACCGCCGCCAGTCTGAGCCGAATTCTCGCTCAAGCTGGTTTGAGCGTCTTTTACTCCGATGAATCGCCAGATTCGCTGATGTTAACAATTTATGCCAGCCTTCCGCAATATCAGGTAGCTCGACTTGAACAATATCAAACTCTTTATCAACGGCCACAAGTCAATCCTATTAGTGAGCCAGTTGTAGTTACCATCGAGTCACCAGAACAAAAGACCTATATTGCAACCTTGGAATCAGCGCTTGATCAAAAGAATCGGCATATTAGCCATTTGGAACAGCAGATTCGAGCTTTGGAATCGGGCAAAATTATGCGTTGGCTCAAGCGTTTTCAAGGCTAA
- a CDS encoding FAD-dependent monooxygenase: MQRQRAVVIGASMAGLVAARALANHFQMVTIVERDAMSDETQPRKGVPQANHVHILLTGGFNVLQHYFPSFTSDLHDAGVPELNWSRDVQWFQGGSWKTRQPCKISFYPQARVNLESRIRGYVRQHPKIEFRSQTNVEQLLFDSSKTSVTGVLLKHADQTSELAADLVVDTTGRGSRTGQWLEASGYPTPPKEIMAIDLVYVSQVFKKTNSPRDWQCLACHPSANSPRGAIIAPIDDDHWIVTLFGYLGQHPTPTNEGVLEFVKTLPVPDIYTTLAEASPAGEAMRFGYPQQVFQRYDKLKRFPQGFLVLGDALCSLDPVFGQGMTLACKEAHALDQVLASAQGQQAATLAQAFFKQAQKIIDVPWLITQSEALRFKGMPGSRSPKIRFLQWYTDHVFWLSAQSTEIYQAFLDVMHLLAGPEALLRPKVVRGVLGRMFGRA, encoded by the coding sequence ATGCAACGACAACGAGCTGTCGTGATCGGGGCAAGTATGGCAGGCTTGGTCGCAGCACGCGCCTTAGCCAATCATTTTCAAATGGTGACCATCGTTGAGCGCGATGCCATGAGTGATGAAACGCAGCCCCGCAAGGGTGTGCCGCAAGCCAACCATGTCCATATTTTATTAACTGGCGGGTTTAATGTGCTACAACATTATTTCCCGAGCTTTACCAGCGATTTACATGATGCAGGCGTGCCAGAATTGAATTGGTCGCGCGATGTGCAGTGGTTTCAGGGTGGTTCATGGAAAACGCGCCAACCCTGCAAGATTAGTTTTTATCCTCAGGCGCGGGTAAATTTAGAAAGCCGTATTCGGGGCTATGTGCGCCAACATCCTAAAATTGAGTTTCGCAGCCAAACCAATGTCGAACAATTGCTGTTTGATTCCAGCAAAACCAGTGTAACTGGCGTGCTATTGAAGCATGCTGATCAAACCAGCGAACTTGCTGCCGATTTGGTGGTCGATACGACTGGTCGTGGCTCGCGCACAGGCCAATGGCTTGAAGCATCTGGCTATCCAACCCCGCCCAAAGAAATTATGGCTATTGATTTGGTGTATGTGAGCCAAGTTTTCAAAAAAACCAATTCGCCGCGCGATTGGCAATGTTTGGCTTGCCATCCTTCAGCCAATTCGCCACGCGGCGCAATTATTGCCCCGATCGACGATGATCATTGGATCGTAACCTTGTTTGGCTACCTTGGGCAGCACCCAACCCCTACCAACGAAGGTGTGTTGGAGTTTGTTAAAACCTTGCCAGTCCCCGATATCTATACCACTTTGGCCGAGGCATCTCCTGCTGGTGAAGCCATGCGTTTTGGTTATCCGCAGCAAGTGTTTCAACGGTATGACAAACTTAAGCGTTTTCCCCAAGGTTTTTTGGTGCTTGGCGATGCCTTATGCAGTCTTGATCCGGTCTTTGGTCAAGGGATGACCCTTGCTTGCAAAGAGGCCCATGCGCTTGATCAAGTGCTGGCTTCGGCTCAAGGCCAACAAGCAGCAACCCTAGCCCAAGCCTTTTTCAAACAAGCTCAGAAAATTATCGATGTACCATGGTTGATTACCCAATCAGAAGCCTTGCGCTTCAAAGGAATGCCAGGCTCACGCAGCCCTAAAATTCGCTTTTTGCAATGGTATACCGACCATGTTTTTTGGCTCAGTGCTCAATCGACCGAAATTTACCAAGCCTTTTTAGATGTAATGCATCTCTTGGCGGGGCCAGAAGCCTTGTTACGCCCCAAAGTTGTGCGCGGCGTGCTTGGGCGGATGTTTGGCCGTGCCTAA
- a CDS encoding formate--tetrahydrofolate ligase, with translation MKTSLQIAAEATPRPITQIAEELAIAEQFVEAYGRYRAKINLDLLDASHHRPRGKQILVTAMTPTPLGEGKTATTIGLGMALSRLGKRAICTLRQSSLGPVFGIKGGGSGGGYSQVIPLEDSLMHLTGDIHAVTQAHNQIAAMTDNSWYQKNRLGIDPEQIQIRRVLDVNDRFLRSITIGQGGSQHGIPRQTGFDITAASELMAILALVSGENHAEVMRDLRQRVGRMVVAFNRQGQPITADDIQAAGAATVIMRNAIHPTLMQTIENTPVLMHGGPFANIAHGNASVVADQVGLRIADYVVTEAGFAMDMGGEKFFDIKCRAFDAKPAVVVLVATIRALKAHSGRWNIKPGRDLPADLLQENPDAVYAGGANLQKHIRNAQLFGLPVVVALNAFPDDHPSEIEAVREIAMSAGAFDIAVSKVFSQGGAGGEELAEKVLAAIEQAGQAQFLYELEQPLTSKIATIATKIYGAAEVSYSEAASEQLAKLEANGFGNLPICMAKTHLSISHDPAIKGAPTGYSFPIREVRASIGAGFIYPIAGDMMTMPGLSANPAAQQIDIDDHGNTVGLF, from the coding sequence ATGAAAACTAGTTTACAAATCGCTGCTGAGGCCACACCACGCCCCATCACCCAAATTGCCGAAGAATTAGCGATTGCTGAGCAATTTGTTGAAGCGTATGGCCGCTATCGCGCCAAAATTAACCTTGATCTGCTTGATGCGAGCCATCATCGGCCTCGCGGCAAGCAGATTTTAGTGACCGCCATGACTCCAACGCCACTGGGCGAGGGCAAAACTGCCACAACCATCGGCCTGGGGATGGCCTTAAGTCGCTTGGGCAAACGCGCCATCTGCACCCTACGTCAAAGCTCGCTCGGCCCAGTTTTTGGCATCAAAGGCGGTGGCTCAGGCGGCGGTTATTCGCAAGTTATCCCATTAGAAGATAGTTTGATGCACTTGACTGGCGATATTCACGCTGTAACCCAAGCCCACAACCAAATTGCCGCCATGACCGACAATAGTTGGTATCAAAAGAATCGGCTGGGCATCGACCCTGAGCAGATTCAGATTCGGCGGGTGCTCGATGTCAACGATCGCTTTTTGCGCTCGATCACCATCGGTCAAGGCGGCTCGCAGCATGGCATTCCGCGCCAAACCGGCTTCGATATAACCGCTGCCAGCGAACTGATGGCTATTTTAGCCTTGGTCAGCGGCGAAAACCATGCCGAAGTGATGCGCGATCTGCGTCAACGCGTCGGGCGCATGGTCGTAGCTTTCAATCGCCAAGGCCAGCCAATTACTGCTGATGACATTCAGGCAGCAGGTGCAGCCACGGTCATTATGCGCAACGCAATTCATCCAACCTTGATGCAAACAATTGAAAATACCCCAGTATTGATGCATGGCGGGCCATTTGCTAATATCGCCCATGGCAATGCTAGCGTCGTCGCCGATCAAGTTGGGCTGCGGATTGCCGATTATGTGGTGACCGAAGCTGGCTTTGCCATGGATATGGGCGGCGAGAAATTTTTCGATATTAAATGTCGTGCCTTCGATGCTAAACCAGCGGTCGTGGTGTTAGTTGCCACAATTCGCGCCCTCAAAGCTCATAGCGGGCGCTGGAACATCAAGCCAGGCCGTGATTTGCCCGCCGATTTGCTGCAAGAAAATCCCGATGCAGTCTATGCAGGTGGGGCAAATCTGCAAAAGCATATTCGTAATGCCCAATTGTTTGGTCTGCCAGTTGTCGTTGCGCTCAACGCATTCCCCGACGATCATCCCTCAGAAATCGAGGCGGTGCGTGAAATCGCGATGAGTGCAGGAGCCTTTGATATAGCGGTGAGCAAGGTCTTTAGCCAAGGCGGGGCCGGCGGTGAAGAATTGGCTGAAAAAGTGCTAGCGGCAATTGAACAAGCAGGCCAAGCCCAATTTTTATACGAGCTTGAGCAACCGTTGACCAGCAAAATTGCCACGATTGCCACCAAAATCTATGGCGCTGCTGAAGTTAGTTATAGCGAAGCAGCCAGCGAACAATTAGCCAAACTTGAGGCCAATGGCTTTGGCAATTTGCCAATCTGTATGGCCAAAACCCATCTGAGCATCAGCCATGATCCGGCAATCAAAGGTGCACCAACTGGCTATAGCTTCCCAATTCGTGAGGTGCGGGCCAGCATCGGCGCAGGCTTTATCTACCCAATTGCTGGCGATATGATGACCATGCCAGGCCTCAGCGCTAACCCTGCTGCCCAACAGATTGATATCGATGACCATGGCAATACCGTTGGATTGTTCTAG
- a CDS encoding helix-turn-helix transcriptional regulator, with product MKNRLRVLRAEREWSQADLAQALGVSRQTINALETGKYDPSLPLAFKIADLFELAIEQIFERPSADEATEG from the coding sequence ATGAAAAATCGTTTGCGGGTGTTACGAGCGGAGCGTGAATGGTCGCAGGCCGATTTAGCGCAAGCCTTGGGGGTATCACGCCAAACGATCAATGCCCTAGAAACTGGCAAATACGACCCAAGCTTGCCGCTGGCCTTCAAAATAGCCGATCTCTTTGAGTTAGCGATTGAGCAAATTTTCGAGCGGCCAAGTGCCGATGAAGCAACTGAGGGATGA
- a CDS encoding TetR/AcrR family transcriptional regulator, producing the protein MKAVNEPKVGRPRAFDRDVALNQALEVFWNLGYEGASLSDLTEAMGINRPSLYAAFGNKESLFREVLNRYYELSLPSMLAALEHPQIYTALEQLLRINVAQITNPLVPAGCLLIRGVPVCNSQTEPIHHDVIERRLGQEQVLHERLQRAQHEGQLRESVVPLALARCIMTFSNGLSIQSINGLTQAELDQAADLFLQGLRGLLV; encoded by the coding sequence ATGAAAGCAGTAAATGAACCAAAAGTTGGGCGGCCTCGGGCCTTTGATCGTGATGTGGCCTTGAACCAAGCCTTAGAAGTTTTTTGGAATTTGGGCTATGAAGGTGCTTCGTTGAGCGATTTGACCGAGGCGATGGGCATCAATCGGCCTAGTTTATATGCAGCTTTTGGCAATAAAGAGAGCCTCTTTCGCGAGGTGCTGAACCGTTATTATGAATTGAGCTTGCCTTCAATGCTGGCGGCCTTGGAACATCCCCAAATTTACACGGCGCTTGAGCAATTGCTGCGGATTAATGTAGCCCAAATTACTAACCCCTTAGTGCCTGCTGGCTGTTTATTGATTCGCGGTGTGCCGGTCTGCAACTCGCAAACCGAGCCGATTCATCATGATGTGATTGAACGACGCTTGGGTCAAGAGCAGGTTTTGCACGAACGCTTGCAACGCGCTCAACATGAAGGCCAACTGCGCGAATCGGTTGTTCCGTTGGCGCTGGCTCGCTGCATTATGACCTTTTCCAATGGCTTATCAATTCAAAGTATCAATGGGCTAACCCAAGCCGAGCTTGATCAAGCGGCTGATCTGTTTTTGCAAGGGCTACGGGGATTGTTGGTATAA
- a CDS encoding SDR family oxidoreductase produces MSKPLAGKVALVTGGSRGIGAASAIALAEQGADVAISYVASASKAEAVVEQLQALGVNAVAFQADQADSDQVAALVNKVVAHFGKLDILVNNAGVIQLAALNDANADLEAVEHMFAVNVKGVASAVRAATPLLQDGGRIISIGSVSADTAPIPGFGDYSATKAAVAGYTRAWANELGQRGITVNNIQPGPIDTDMGPGDGPMLDMITQAIALKRLGKAEEVGATVAFLASPGAAFITGATINVDGGLLA; encoded by the coding sequence ATGAGCAAGCCATTAGCCGGAAAAGTTGCCTTGGTCACTGGTGGTTCACGCGGGATTGGAGCAGCTAGCGCCATTGCCTTGGCCGAACAAGGTGCAGATGTGGCGATTAGTTATGTTGCCTCGGCCAGCAAAGCCGAAGCCGTGGTTGAGCAATTACAAGCGCTCGGGGTTAATGCCGTGGCCTTCCAAGCCGACCAAGCCGATAGCGACCAAGTAGCCGCTTTGGTCAATAAGGTTGTAGCGCATTTTGGCAAGCTCGATATTTTGGTCAATAACGCTGGGGTGATTCAATTAGCTGCGTTGAATGATGCTAACGCCGATTTGGAAGCCGTCGAGCATATGTTTGCGGTTAATGTGAAGGGTGTTGCCAGCGCAGTGCGGGCAGCGACACCACTCTTGCAAGATGGTGGACGAATCATTTCGATTGGTTCAGTTTCAGCTGATACCGCCCCAATTCCTGGGTTTGGCGACTATTCAGCGACCAAAGCAGCCGTCGCAGGCTATACCCGCGCATGGGCCAATGAACTTGGGCAGCGTGGCATCACGGTTAATAACATTCAGCCCGGCCCAATCGACACTGATATGGGTCCAGGCGATGGCCCAATGCTCGATATGATCACCCAAGCAATTGCGCTCAAACGGCTTGGCAAAGCCGAAGAAGTTGGGGCAACGGTGGCGTTTTTGGCCAGCCCTGGCGCAGCCTTTATCACTGGCGCGACGATTAATGTTGATGGCGGATTACTGGCCTAA